The Verrucomicrobium spinosum DSM 4136 = JCM 18804 genome includes a region encoding these proteins:
- a CDS encoding AraC family transcriptional regulator: MRQISPDSAFHRLFDHMPEVSFFAKDREFRFIAASRRFYERFGFTEERQIIGHNDFDIFPTRLAENFRKDDEVVISTGQPKLNIMELFFTQQGIPDWFVTNKLPLFNREGQPIGIMGSVQSYEGRKQVMQPYLQLDKAVNYIRQHFRTGVTISELAELVHLSPRQLHRKFVETFGSSPQAFIMKLRIQAACEALQHEDRQISEVAMEMGFCDQSSFTQQFQKHVGLTPMRYQRQFRLRAG, from the coding sequence ATGCGGCAGATCTCACCGGACTCCGCCTTCCACAGGTTGTTTGACCACATGCCGGAAGTGTCCTTTTTCGCCAAAGACCGCGAATTCCGGTTCATTGCCGCCAGCCGTCGCTTTTACGAGAGGTTTGGGTTTACCGAGGAAAGGCAGATCATCGGGCACAATGATTTCGACATCTTCCCCACCCGTCTGGCGGAGAACTTCCGCAAGGATGATGAAGTGGTGATCTCCACCGGCCAGCCCAAGCTCAACATCATGGAGTTGTTCTTCACCCAGCAGGGAATCCCTGACTGGTTTGTGACCAACAAGCTGCCTCTCTTCAACCGCGAGGGTCAGCCCATCGGCATCATGGGCTCCGTGCAGAGCTATGAAGGGCGCAAGCAGGTCATGCAGCCCTATCTACAGCTCGACAAGGCCGTGAACTACATTCGCCAGCACTTCCGCACGGGGGTGACCATCAGTGAACTGGCCGAACTCGTCCACCTCTCCCCGCGCCAGCTGCATCGCAAGTTCGTGGAAACATTCGGCAGCAGCCCGCAGGCCTTCATCATGAAACTGCGAATCCAGGCCGCATGTGAAGCGCTTCAGCATGAAGACCGCCAGATCAGTGAGGTGGCCATGGAAATGGGCTTCTGTGACCAAAGCTCCTTCACCCAGCAGTTCCAGAAGCATGTGGGGCTTACGCCCATGCGGTATCAGCGTCAGTTCCGGCTGCGGGCAGGTTAG
- a CDS encoding TIGR00645 family protein, with protein sequence MTPQYGHGFRTTLSSLIFLSRWLQAPLYLGLILAQGVYVWVFLKELWHLVGHAHTIKEQEIMLIVLGLIDVVMIANLLIMVIIGGYETFVSRLDLDGHPDQPEWLSHVNAGVLKVKLATALIGISSIHLLKSFIDANSKTLHELFWQTGIHVTFLISALVLAWIDRLTNQSAALSHAVVRAQAHGEHQAGKAERV encoded by the coding sequence ATGACTCCCCAATACGGCCACGGATTCCGCACCACTCTCAGCAGCCTGATTTTCCTGAGCCGATGGCTACAGGCACCGCTCTATCTGGGCCTGATTCTCGCCCAAGGGGTGTATGTGTGGGTGTTCCTCAAGGAGCTCTGGCATCTGGTGGGACATGCTCACACCATCAAGGAACAGGAAATCATGCTCATCGTGCTGGGGCTGATCGATGTGGTGATGATCGCGAATCTGCTCATCATGGTCATCATCGGCGGGTATGAGACCTTCGTCTCCCGCCTGGATTTGGACGGGCATCCTGACCAGCCAGAGTGGCTCTCTCACGTGAACGCCGGCGTGTTGAAGGTGAAGCTGGCCACAGCGCTGATCGGTATCTCATCCATTCATCTGCTCAAGAGTTTCATCGACGCCAACAGCAAGACCTTGCATGAGTTGTTCTGGCAGACTGGGATCCATGTCACCTTCCTCATCTCTGCTCTCGTTCTCGCATGGATTGATCGATTGACCAACCAGTCAGCAGCGCTCAGCCATGCCGTCGTCCGGGCTCAAGCGCATGGCGAACATCAGGCTGGCAAGGCAGAGCGGGTGTAG
- the recR gene encoding recombination mediator RecR, whose translation MPALDYPAPIRELILQMKSLPGIGQRSAERLVLWMMGRGHARAAELARALAQLEQRVGICPECGFFIERDAACGLCQSDKRQTTVVCVVEQAADVLRLERSGAFSGQYHVLGGRLSPLDNITPSDLRIRELAARVPALGAEEVILALSADVEGEATANYLADILRPLGVKVTRLAQGMPAGGGLDHVDEMTLHHALSGRRAM comes from the coding sequence ATGCCTGCTCTGGATTATCCCGCCCCCATTCGGGAACTCATCCTCCAGATGAAATCACTCCCTGGCATTGGCCAGCGGAGCGCTGAGCGGCTGGTGTTGTGGATGATGGGGCGCGGCCATGCCCGGGCTGCGGAGCTGGCGAGGGCGCTGGCGCAACTGGAGCAGCGGGTGGGGATCTGTCCGGAGTGTGGCTTCTTCATTGAGCGGGATGCTGCCTGTGGTCTGTGTCAGAGTGACAAACGGCAGACCACCGTGGTCTGCGTGGTGGAGCAGGCAGCGGATGTGCTGCGCCTGGAGCGTAGCGGGGCCTTTTCTGGTCAGTACCATGTGCTCGGGGGGCGTCTGTCGCCACTGGATAACATCACACCCTCTGACCTGCGCATCCGCGAGCTGGCGGCACGAGTTCCCGCCCTGGGGGCGGAGGAGGTGATCCTGGCGCTGAGTGCGGATGTAGAAGGGGAGGCGACGGCCAACTACCTGGCGGACATTTTGCGCCCCTTGGGCGTGAAGGTAACTCGGCTTGCGCAAGGCATGCCCGCAGGCGGTGGGTTGGATCACGTGGATGAGATGACGCTGCATCATGCCCTGAGCGGACGACGTGCGATGTAG
- a CDS encoding adenylate/guanylate cyclase domain-containing protein, giving the protein MGRSWAASLILGAVVSAALVGVFHLTGFFSDKMSQLEEFYRSIFILPVEGPLKFMVPLQYGFITLMAYISSWVCIELPRRSSKIAFIIAAAFLTLLLSPILAFCGILFEPLSAVLAVVATGLGGIIFGHVDPGWQRHKLFRYFVGRVSTENFERLINAKDDSMLTGKRELTVLTCRILNYPDLANQMEPKDLEQLGSLFLQVTGEFMVAQGAYLDTCTADGVRVFFGMMDKNGGTHAMDACKSALELKQRLVNLDQEIQNRWHRKPAFGVALATGQMSVGRFGFREFEFYSAVGEPLDFSRRLCAVNLVYGSHLLISARTFHLTKEKVETRPMEMVYAPKLHQISEVYELLAEKGKLSDEESKARDAFWQGVVSLRKGNYKEAVQQLMQARIDTREDPPLKYFLERAEAGMKDETTPDTKGVSRHVRLLTVNP; this is encoded by the coding sequence ATGGGACGCAGTTGGGCGGCTAGTTTGATTTTGGGAGCAGTAGTGAGTGCCGCCCTCGTGGGCGTTTTCCACCTGACTGGCTTTTTCAGCGACAAGATGTCGCAGCTGGAGGAGTTCTACCGGAGCATCTTCATCCTTCCAGTGGAGGGGCCCTTGAAGTTCATGGTGCCATTGCAATATGGTTTCATCACCCTGATGGCCTACATCTCCTCCTGGGTGTGCATTGAGCTGCCGCGTCGTTCCAGCAAGATCGCTTTCATCATTGCTGCGGCATTCCTGACGCTGCTGCTTTCTCCCATCCTGGCATTTTGCGGCATCCTGTTTGAGCCCCTTTCTGCGGTGCTGGCGGTGGTGGCCACGGGGCTGGGGGGAATCATCTTTGGCCATGTGGATCCAGGCTGGCAGAGGCACAAGCTGTTCCGCTACTTCGTCGGACGTGTTTCTACCGAGAACTTCGAGCGACTTATCAACGCCAAGGATGACTCGATGCTCACCGGGAAGCGGGAACTGACGGTGCTGACCTGCCGCATTCTCAATTACCCGGATCTGGCCAATCAGATGGAGCCCAAGGATCTGGAGCAGCTCGGCTCGCTCTTCCTACAGGTTACCGGGGAGTTCATGGTGGCCCAAGGAGCCTACCTGGACACCTGCACGGCGGATGGCGTGCGTGTTTTCTTCGGCATGATGGACAAGAATGGTGGGACTCACGCCATGGATGCCTGCAAGTCTGCGCTGGAACTGAAGCAGCGCCTGGTAAATCTGGACCAGGAGATCCAGAACCGCTGGCACAGGAAGCCCGCCTTCGGCGTTGCTCTGGCCACAGGGCAGATGAGCGTGGGTCGCTTTGGCTTCCGCGAATTCGAATTCTACAGCGCGGTGGGTGAGCCGCTCGACTTTAGCCGCCGTCTCTGCGCCGTGAACCTGGTGTATGGCAGCCACTTGCTCATCTCTGCCCGCACGTTCCATCTCACGAAGGAAAAGGTGGAAACCCGGCCGATGGAAATGGTCTATGCACCGAAGCTGCACCAGATTTCTGAAGTGTACGAGCTGCTGGCCGAGAAGGGGAAACTCAGCGATGAAGAGTCCAAAGCCCGCGATGCTTTCTGGCAGGGTGTGGTGAGCCTGCGCAAGGGCAACTACAAAGAAGCGGTGCAGCAGCTCATGCAGGCCCGGATCGACACCCGTGAAGATCCCCCCCTGAAGTATTTCCTGGAGCGTGCGGAGGCTGGTATGAAGGACGAAACCACTCCCGACACGAAGGGGGTCTCCCGTCACGTGCGTCTGCTCACGGTGAATCCATAA
- a CDS encoding AAA family ATPase — protein sequence MSDKKPDPPNSPEEIGKKLEEFIRNQFGGNVLFTSFRDGQGKDDGPSAQLEPPTMETTPQEDDESWLDFRYRPADIKAYLDRFVIRQDDAKKVLATAVCDHYNHARMLREMRRRDPKAADEVEFAKQNVIIVGPTGVGKTYLVKHIADLIGVPFVKADATKFSETGYVGADVDDLVRDLVTKANGNIDLAEHGIIYLDEVDKLATAGDRPGRDVNGRGVQTTLLKLMEETEVSLHAPNDMRSQIQMMFEMRKGDAPRRQVVNTRNVLFVVSGAFSGLEKIIERRVSKGSIGFGAAVREDVISGTPLRLARTQDFIDYGFEAEFIGRLPVRVVCDSLTADDLFDIMKSSEGSLIRQFEREFQAYGIHATFDDSALRVKARQAAEEKTGARGLMTVWEKSLRDFKFELPSLGLKELLVDETLLRDPDAALAHCRDKAQNVQVSAAAREVEDFAQSFSHDYGLEIRFEWDAAKLLVERSAREGSTVADLCRKMFKDYPFGLQLIASNNAEKSFVLPLRAVQEPDKYLSDLVVASYRRAHGNDQSK from the coding sequence ATGAGCGACAAGAAGCCCGATCCGCCCAACTCTCCTGAGGAGATTGGGAAAAAACTGGAGGAGTTCATCCGGAACCAGTTTGGCGGGAACGTGCTTTTCACCAGTTTTCGCGATGGGCAGGGCAAGGATGACGGGCCGAGCGCACAACTGGAACCCCCGACCATGGAAACGACTCCCCAGGAGGATGATGAGAGCTGGCTGGACTTCCGCTACCGCCCCGCCGACATCAAGGCGTACCTCGACCGATTTGTGATCCGCCAGGATGACGCCAAGAAGGTGCTGGCGACGGCGGTCTGCGACCACTACAACCATGCCCGCATGTTGCGGGAGATGCGCAGGCGCGACCCAAAGGCGGCTGACGAGGTGGAGTTTGCCAAGCAGAATGTCATCATCGTGGGGCCGACTGGTGTGGGTAAGACCTATCTGGTCAAGCACATCGCGGATCTGATCGGGGTGCCATTTGTGAAGGCAGACGCCACAAAGTTCAGTGAGACGGGCTATGTGGGGGCTGATGTGGATGACTTGGTGCGCGACCTTGTGACCAAGGCCAACGGCAACATCGATCTGGCGGAGCACGGCATTATCTACCTGGATGAGGTGGACAAGCTGGCCACAGCAGGTGACCGCCCGGGCCGGGATGTGAATGGGCGCGGGGTGCAGACCACGCTGCTGAAGCTGATGGAGGAGACGGAAGTGTCTCTGCATGCGCCCAATGACATGCGCAGCCAGATTCAGATGATGTTCGAGATGAGGAAAGGGGATGCCCCCCGCCGCCAGGTGGTGAACACTCGCAACGTCCTCTTTGTCGTGAGTGGCGCTTTCAGCGGACTGGAGAAGATCATTGAGCGTCGCGTGAGCAAGGGGAGCATTGGTTTCGGTGCCGCCGTGAGGGAGGATGTGATCTCTGGCACACCATTGCGCCTGGCTCGTACGCAAGATTTTATCGACTACGGCTTCGAAGCAGAGTTCATCGGACGACTGCCCGTGCGGGTGGTTTGTGACTCCCTGACCGCGGACGACCTCTTCGACATCATGAAGAGCAGCGAGGGAAGCCTGATCCGCCAGTTCGAGCGCGAGTTTCAGGCCTATGGCATTCACGCTACCTTTGACGACAGTGCGTTGCGGGTGAAGGCCCGCCAGGCGGCCGAGGAGAAGACCGGTGCGCGAGGTCTGATGACCGTGTGGGAAAAGTCGCTGAGGGACTTCAAGTTCGAGCTCCCCTCCCTGGGACTGAAGGAGTTGCTGGTGGATGAGACGCTGCTGCGCGATCCTGATGCCGCCCTGGCCCACTGCCGGGACAAGGCGCAGAACGTGCAGGTGAGTGCTGCTGCACGGGAAGTCGAGGATTTTGCCCAGAGCTTCAGCCACGACTACGGGCTGGAGATCCGGTTTGAGTGGGATGCTGCAAAGCTTCTGGTGGAGCGCAGTGCCCGGGAGGGGAGTACGGTGGCCGATCTTTGCCGCAAGATGTTTAAAGATTACCCCTTCGGACTACAGCTCATCGCGAGCAACAATGCAGAAAAATCATTTGTGCTTCCGTTGCGGGCGGTGCAGGAGCCAGACAAATACTTGAGCGATCTGGTGGTGGCATCTTACCGCCGGGCGCATGGCAACGATCAAAGCAAATAG
- a CDS encoding serine/threonine-protein kinase — MTPPQDIFQYYSTCPACEGVIDVSTLEPYSKVACPHCGEFVRVRRKFDHFSIIKQIGEGGMSRVFDAEDSTLGRHVALKILNRHYSRDSVRMASFEREAQLTAAVTHPNVVKLYSVGKDQGNFYIAMELVAGGSLEHRIAENEHLTEAEALRVGRAVAEGLRAAYREGLIHRDVKPANILFTEENTPKIVDFGLALFHARDVDDSGEIWATPFYVAPEKVRDDREDFRSDIYSLGATLYHALTGKPPHKANTNSIQELKVIKSRVVRLEDSGFKFSTRTCELINKTLALRPEDRYASYDELVEAFRDAESLLGYSTIREKSLRQRFILGGASALVAIAIIAVLAKPAPETKVKSIRTNERELTTLGGTSEASTETVADIFLRARGTLLEGKFAEARKLFDGLISSGRAKQPTLNWARFNAALCAMVDGKRQDAEKYFESIRQDAGAGSEMSGVEFKEFFGKIGGRMSQDLGLGMARREVSYEETSEEVLGYLAHGLAQWHFGKPRAAVEWLETFNSCAPGRGLEWISSYKKLIAPYIADVQLAKSAGELRKEPFASIDEARDEVAESRKVLEQLKTNGALRNLFTHRIRFAQEEITRLRRQIEETERKRLDSLRQREVAQLAELSNSLPALVRGYDYSHAVELLQGMKFETPEVQNVIANKIYLWTKAKEFMDVLKADVASRGYNGTLYRRSGLPLQGRLTRLEFDNAIISLDRGQFTIPTDSLTPETLVAVAQAMVENVSDSTEYYNRLEMIVVFAKMQGLDQMANTVANQLMEENRAFRQRWARVEQSGGN; from the coding sequence GTGACACCCCCCCAAGACATTTTCCAATATTACAGCACCTGCCCGGCCTGCGAAGGCGTGATTGACGTCTCAACGCTTGAGCCTTACTCCAAGGTGGCCTGTCCGCACTGCGGCGAGTTTGTTCGAGTCCGCCGCAAGTTCGACCACTTTTCCATCATCAAGCAGATTGGCGAAGGCGGCATGAGCCGTGTGTTTGACGCCGAAGACTCCACTCTAGGGCGCCATGTGGCGCTGAAGATCCTCAACCGTCACTACAGCAGGGACAGTGTGCGGATGGCCAGTTTCGAGCGGGAAGCCCAGCTGACGGCTGCGGTGACCCACCCGAACGTGGTGAAGCTCTACTCCGTGGGCAAGGATCAAGGCAACTTCTATATCGCCATGGAGCTGGTGGCGGGAGGCAGCTTGGAGCATCGAATTGCTGAGAATGAACACCTTACGGAAGCTGAAGCCCTCCGGGTGGGCCGCGCGGTGGCTGAGGGGCTGCGCGCTGCGTACCGCGAAGGTCTGATCCACCGTGACGTGAAGCCGGCGAACATCCTCTTTACGGAGGAGAATACGCCGAAAATTGTGGACTTTGGTCTGGCGCTCTTCCATGCGCGGGACGTGGATGATTCAGGCGAAATCTGGGCCACCCCGTTTTATGTGGCACCCGAGAAGGTGCGGGATGACCGCGAAGACTTTCGCAGTGACATCTACAGTCTGGGAGCGACCCTGTACCACGCCCTCACAGGCAAGCCGCCGCACAAGGCGAACACGAACTCCATCCAGGAGCTCAAGGTGATCAAGAGCCGCGTGGTACGCCTGGAGGACAGCGGCTTCAAGTTTTCCACCCGCACCTGTGAGTTGATCAACAAGACCCTGGCCCTCCGCCCGGAGGATCGCTACGCGAGCTATGATGAGCTGGTGGAGGCCTTTCGCGATGCGGAGAGCCTCCTGGGCTACTCGACCATCCGGGAGAAGTCTCTGCGGCAGCGTTTTATCCTGGGCGGCGCGAGCGCGTTGGTGGCGATCGCCATCATCGCCGTGCTGGCCAAGCCAGCTCCAGAAACGAAGGTCAAGTCCATCCGCACCAATGAGCGGGAACTCACCACGTTGGGGGGCACCTCAGAGGCCTCCACGGAGACCGTGGCGGACATCTTCCTGCGAGCCCGTGGTACGCTGCTGGAAGGCAAGTTTGCCGAAGCGCGCAAGCTCTTCGACGGACTGATCTCCTCCGGCCGGGCGAAGCAGCCGACGCTGAACTGGGCTCGCTTCAATGCTGCCCTGTGCGCCATGGTGGATGGTAAGCGTCAGGATGCGGAGAAGTACTTCGAATCCATTCGCCAGGATGCCGGTGCCGGCAGCGAGATGAGCGGGGTGGAGTTCAAGGAATTCTTCGGCAAGATCGGTGGCCGCATGAGTCAGGATCTGGGTCTTGGCATGGCCCGCCGGGAAGTGAGTTACGAGGAAACCTCCGAGGAGGTGCTCGGGTACCTGGCCCATGGCCTGGCCCAGTGGCACTTTGGCAAGCCGCGCGCGGCGGTGGAGTGGCTGGAGACCTTTAATTCCTGCGCCCCGGGCAGAGGGCTGGAGTGGATCAGCTCGTACAAGAAGCTGATCGCCCCCTATATTGCAGACGTGCAGCTGGCCAAGAGCGCTGGAGAGCTGAGGAAAGAACCCTTTGCCTCCATTGATGAAGCACGCGATGAGGTCGCAGAGAGCCGCAAAGTGCTGGAGCAGCTCAAAACCAACGGGGCGCTGAGGAATCTTTTCACGCATCGCATTCGCTTTGCCCAGGAGGAAATAACCCGCCTGCGCCGCCAGATTGAGGAGACAGAGCGCAAACGGCTGGACTCCCTGCGCCAGCGGGAGGTGGCCCAGCTTGCTGAGCTGAGCAACAGCCTTCCGGCTCTGGTACGGGGCTACGACTACAGCCACGCGGTGGAGCTGTTGCAGGGGATGAAGTTCGAGACTCCCGAGGTGCAGAACGTGATCGCCAACAAGATCTACCTCTGGACGAAGGCCAAGGAGTTCATGGACGTGCTCAAAGCCGATGTGGCCAGTCGTGGATACAACGGCACGCTTTACCGCCGCTCGGGTCTGCCTCTGCAGGGGCGCTTGACGCGCCTGGAGTTCGACAACGCCATCATCTCGCTTGACCGCGGCCAGTTCACCATCCCCACTGACTCGCTCACGCCGGAGACCCTGGTGGCAGTGGCGCAGGCCATGGTGGAGAACGTGAGTGACTCCACTGAGTACTACAACCGCCTGGAGATGATCGTGGTCTTTGCGAAGATGCAAGGTCTGGACCAGATGGCGAATACCGTGGCCAATCAGCTCATGGAAGAGAACCGCGCCTTCCGCCAGCGTTGGGCGCGAGTGGAGCAGAGTGGGGGGAATTAG
- a CDS encoding RluA family pseudouridine synthase: protein MDFTVNESAPAKQRLDHYLQGELPDMSRTRLQGLIKDGHILLNGKAAKPNTPLKQGDRITMEVPDPVPTEVVPQDIPLNVLFEDEHIIVINKPDGLVVHPAAGNPDGTLVNALLFHCKNLSGIGGELRPGIVHRLDKETSGCMVAAKHDLAHTRLTEAFSQRDLTKIYLAAVNGTPSSSSGRIENRIGRHPVDRKRMALVTGEAGKEALTEWDRVAVHQGCALIRCRLLTGRTHQIRVHMKEALGCPILGDTIYAQIQRQLIKMPRLMLHAWKLEFQHPITKLGLKFEAPVPEAFGPWMKKNG, encoded by the coding sequence ATGGATTTCACGGTCAATGAATCAGCCCCTGCCAAACAGAGGCTGGATCACTATTTGCAGGGCGAGCTGCCCGACATGTCTCGCACACGCCTTCAAGGCCTAATCAAGGACGGCCACATCCTTCTGAATGGGAAGGCCGCCAAGCCCAATACTCCACTCAAGCAGGGGGACCGCATCACCATGGAGGTGCCGGACCCTGTTCCCACGGAAGTCGTTCCACAGGACATCCCCCTCAACGTCCTCTTTGAGGACGAGCACATCATCGTCATCAACAAGCCCGACGGCCTTGTGGTGCACCCGGCGGCTGGCAATCCGGACGGCACCCTGGTAAATGCCCTGCTCTTCCATTGCAAGAACCTCAGCGGCATCGGGGGGGAGTTGCGCCCGGGCATCGTCCACCGTCTTGACAAGGAAACCAGTGGCTGCATGGTCGCCGCCAAGCATGACCTGGCCCACACGCGGCTTACCGAGGCCTTCAGCCAGCGGGACCTGACCAAGATCTACCTGGCCGCCGTGAATGGTACCCCCTCCTCGTCCTCAGGCCGGATCGAGAACCGCATCGGCCGCCACCCCGTGGACCGCAAGCGCATGGCCCTCGTCACTGGCGAGGCTGGCAAGGAAGCCCTCACCGAGTGGGATCGAGTGGCCGTCCACCAAGGCTGCGCGCTCATCCGCTGCCGCCTGCTGACCGGCCGGACTCATCAGATCCGGGTGCACATGAAGGAAGCCCTCGGCTGCCCGATCCTGGGTGACACCATCTACGCCCAAATCCAGCGCCAGCTCATCAAGATGCCCCGCCTCATGCTCCATGCGTGGAAGTTGGAGTTCCAACACCCCATCACCAAGCTGGGACTTAAATTCGAAGCACCCGTGCCTGAGGCTTTTGGTCCGTGGATGAAGAAGAACGGGTAG
- a CDS encoding Gfo/Idh/MocA family protein, producing MSKKFNIAVVGLGFGAEFIPLWQKHPHTTCGAICQRNPEKLKEVGDHFGVEKRYTDYAELLKDPEVDAVHINSPIPDHAWMSIAALKAGKHVACTVPMATSVEDCLEIIRLTEETGLTYMMMETVVYAREYLFMKELRDKGDLGKLQFIQASHQQDMDGWPNYWPGLPPMHYATHCVGPVLGLANGDAEYVSCFGSGTIREELIGHYNSPFAVETAHVKVSNSDLSVRIIRSLFDTARQYRESIDVYGSKQSVEWPLIEHEPLVLHTAKKPEPEIPSLIKSPDYASRLPESIAKYTTKGVYDDENAHLSFTQGAGHGGSHPHLAHEFAMALVEGRQPFPNAKQSANWTCTGILAHQSALDDGAIKHLPKETLS from the coding sequence ATGAGCAAGAAATTCAACATCGCAGTCGTCGGTCTTGGCTTTGGCGCCGAGTTCATTCCCCTTTGGCAAAAACACCCGCACACCACCTGCGGTGCCATCTGCCAGCGCAATCCGGAAAAGCTCAAGGAGGTGGGGGACCACTTTGGGGTGGAGAAGCGCTATACGGACTATGCCGAGCTTCTGAAAGATCCAGAAGTGGACGCGGTGCACATCAACTCGCCCATCCCGGATCACGCCTGGATGTCCATTGCCGCGCTGAAAGCGGGCAAGCATGTGGCCTGTACCGTGCCGATGGCCACGAGTGTGGAGGATTGCCTGGAGATCATACGCCTCACTGAGGAGACGGGGCTGACCTACATGATGATGGAGACCGTGGTCTATGCCCGGGAGTACCTGTTCATGAAGGAACTCCGTGACAAGGGAGATCTGGGTAAACTGCAGTTCATCCAGGCAAGTCACCAGCAGGACATGGACGGCTGGCCGAACTACTGGCCGGGCCTGCCGCCCATGCACTACGCCACCCACTGCGTGGGACCGGTGCTGGGCCTTGCAAATGGCGACGCCGAGTACGTGAGCTGCTTTGGCTCCGGCACCATCCGTGAGGAACTCATCGGGCACTACAACTCACCCTTTGCCGTGGAGACGGCGCATGTGAAGGTGAGCAACTCTGACCTGAGTGTGCGCATCATCCGCAGCCTCTTCGACACCGCCCGCCAGTACCGCGAGAGCATCGACGTGTATGGCAGCAAGCAATCCGTGGAATGGCCGCTCATCGAGCATGAGCCACTGGTGCTGCACACGGCGAAGAAGCCCGAACCGGAGATCCCGTCCCTGATCAAGAGCCCCGACTACGCCAGCCGTCTGCCGGAGAGTATTGCGAAGTACACGACCAAAGGCGTGTACGATGATGAAAACGCCCATTTGAGCTTCACGCAAGGCGCAGGACACGGCGGGAGCCATCCGCACCTGGCGCATGAATTTGCCATGGCGCTGGTGGAAGGCCGTCAGCCCTTCCCGAATGCGAAGCAGAGCGCCAACTGGACCTGCACGGGCATTCTGGCTCATCAAAGCGCGCTGGACGACGGGGCCATCAAGCACCTGCCGAAGGAGACGCTTTCCTGA